ATGAGGGTAGTGCGACAGCAAATTGGCTATATTTTCCAGGCACACAACCTGTTGACTTTCCTCACAGCTAAGCAGAATGTGCGAATGTCCCTAGAGCTACATGATCGCTATCTAGACCAAAATATGGATGAGATAGCAACCGATATTCTCAAGACAGTTGGTTTAGGAAATCGTGTTGATTATTACGCCGATAATCTATCTGGAGGACAAAAGCAACGGGTTGCTATCGCGCGTGCTTTGGTGAGTCATCCGAAAATTGTTCTAGCAGACGAACCTACCGCTGCACTGGATAAAAAATCAGGTCGAGATGTAGTAGAAATGATGCAGAAATTGGCAAAGGAACAAGGCGGCACTATTTTGCTAGTGACGCATGATAATCGGATTTTGGATATTGCTGATCGCATTGTTTATATGGAAGATGGTCGCTTGGCCGCCAACCCTGATGCTGTTGCACTTGTGGAATAGCGCTCAATAAGCGAAAGCGCTCACTATTCACTATCTAACCCACATTCCGCCCTTTCAACTGTCACAGTCGATAATTTTGACCTCATCGCCTAGCAATAAACCTCAACTCCTCCAACACCTCTTCGGTAAGGTGTTTGGTGAGCGGGGGTACTTGTCACAGAAATTGGCAGGGCAGTTAGGGCAGCAATCCGGGATTCAACTGGTCACTAAGCTCAAGCGGAACATGAACAATCCCCTAATGTCCCTCAGCGATCAGCAGATCCTGCGTCGAAGCGCAATTATTGACTCTATTATCGATCAACTGAAGAACATTTCTGGGATAGAACATTCCCGCCACCGCTCCCCAGTCAAGGGCTTTGTCAATGTCATCTGTGGGCTGATTGCCTATTGTCACCAGCCCAAGAAGCCGTCTCTGTTGAGCGACGAGGCTTTGCCTACTGCCGCTTAAACCGAACTGACGTTAAGAAGATATTGAGATTGGGATGCCGGCAAATCTATTTGAGGAGAATTTAAATTTTTAACCGGCTTTGATTGTCATCTGCCGTTTGCGGCGTGCTGCTAGCAATCCTCCAACACCCACAATACTGCCAAAAACGGTGAAAGGTTCGGGAACTTCTTCTGATTTTACAACGGGTTCTGCGTCCCAGCAATTGATACTATCAAGTCCCAGGTCAAGTCCCAAACCAGAAAAAGGATTTGTCCCGGCACTAGCACTGCCGGTTGAGAGCGCTCCAGCAACAGTGGACAGAGGATTTATAGAAAAAGAAGCTTTCCCTAAAACACCGCTTCCTACAATCGGTGTTCCTTTAGGAGCGAGCAAACCACCCCAAAATGTTGTAGGAGATTGAGAAACTAAAAACCCCGCTAAAGTTGGCTTACCGGAAGCACCGCTGATAAAGCCACCAATACCCGACAAACCGCTTACGGCACCTTTGATAAATTTGCTGCCAGAGAAAGAGAAGTTTGTTACAGATCCCAAAGTTGCAGGAGTGGAAGTGTTTAACAAAAAGGAGCCACTTCCCCCACCCTTCGTTGTAAAAGAAAAGTTGAATGCTGCTTCAGCCGGCGCACACACTGATCCAATTGCTAGAACTGCTGCTCCTGCTGTAGCCAATGTTAATTTAGTCAATAATTGTGATGCCATATTAAAACTTTCCTGTTGATGGTTAAAAAAGAAAAGACTGGCGACACTCGCCCAATCTTCAAGACTGTGTAATGTCAGAGCAGCAGCGCTCACACTAGAACATTTTTCAGTGGGATGCCGGCAGATTAGGCCAATTGCTACTTTGAAACAGCAAGCTCGACAGCGCTAATAAGTAGTTTTACTCTCTAGCGTTCAGCAGCAATTTGGTGTCTTGTGTAAATTTACTCGCCAGACTCAGCCACAGGCAATAGCTGGTGCTATGTTTTTACAAAAACATTACATTTGTAGAGCTTGTTTAATGAAATTGTAAAGACGGGCACTCTTAGAGGGGGCAAGAGTTAGTTTAAATACATAGGATTGCCCCAAAGAGAGACCTGATTTAATAGGCTGTGTAATTATTGATAAGCCGGAGTCAATTTAGCTTTATTTTTATGCCGGCAAAATGTTGAAAAATTATACTTCATTTCCGCTCAAGCAGCCGGCATTCTTCAAAATAATTAATATTTCAGGCTTTCTGCTGTGCAAACAATTCCTTAAACCTGCGCTGTTGTTGATTGTGATCCACAATAGGAGCGGGATAACCAACAGCTTGGCGTTCCACCGGCGTAATTTTTCCACTCAGCAACGCGGCGGTATCTACACCGGCTAATTCTGGAATCCATTGCCGGATATATTCACCATCGGGATCGTATTTTTGCGCTTGCGTGGCTGGGTTGAAAATCCGCAAAGGTTTGGGGTCCATGCCACTCGATGCACTCCACTGCCAACCGCCATTATTTGCAGAAACATCGCCGTCATAAAGTTTTTGCATGAAGTATTTTTCTCCCCTTTGCCAGTTAATAATTAAGTCTTTTGTAAGGAAACTGGCAACAATCATGCGGCAGCGGTTGTGCATCCAGGCAGTTTGATTCATTTGACGCATTGCCGCATCAACAATGGGGTAGCCGGTTCTGCCTTCACACCAAGCTTGGAAACGCTCATCGTTCTCATCGTCATCCCAAGGAAAGTCTTTAAAAGGCTGACGATAAGGGCCGGCAGCTAATTCGGGAAAATTATACATCGCGTGTTGATAAAATTCTCGCCATGCGAGTTCTTGTTGCCAAGTTTGGACGCCGGCACACGCTTCATCACTGGCACATCCTTGCATTACAGTATCGGTTGCCGCCCAAACGCTGCGAATACCAATCGCACCAAATTTAAGGGCAGCACTTAGGGTAGAAGTGCCCTCAACGCCTGGAAAATTACGCTGTTCTTGATATCCATAAATTGCCTTTTGGCAAAATTCTTCCAGTTTTTCTTGCGCCGGCTTCTCTCCCGGTTCTAGTAACAGAGGGTTATCCCAAATAAAGCCTAAATCTTTGGCACTAGGAAGTGTGCCGGCACCAGCATTTTTTGCGGCTTCCTCTTCACTTACAGTTAAATTTTCAGCAGCTTGCAGTAATTCTGCCGGCTCGGCTTTCGGTTTGCTCACCCAATTTTTCCAGAAAGGTGTGTAAACCGTATAGCGCTGTCCTAAACCCGTGCGAATCTCCTCTGGTGCGTGTAAGATTTGATCCCAAAAATTATGTACTTGAATGCCTTTTTCTTGGAGGGCATTTTTAACCGTGAGATCGCGTTCTTGAGAATACGGTTCGACATCCCAATTCCAGAAAACCGCTTTAGCATTGAGTGCGGATGCCAGTGCTGGGATCGCTCGCTCTGGCTGAGCTTGCAGGATTAATAATTGGCTGCCGGCTTTTGCATAACGCTGCTGAAGTGATTGCAAACAGCCTATCATGTAAGTAACGCGTGCCGGCGCGACATCCCCTGGTTTGAGAATATTGGGATCGAGGCAAAAAACACCCACGACTTTCGGAGTTTGCTGCCGTGCTGCTGCCAGTCCGATATTGTCAGAAATGCGTAAA
This sequence is a window from Microcoleus sp. FACHB-672. Protein-coding genes within it:
- a CDS encoding DevA family ABC transporter ATP-binding protein, which gives rise to MPTLNSLNFTQFSSTKPVISIHQLNHYFGEGELRKQALFDINLDIHSGEIVIMTGPSGSGKTTLLTLMGGLRSAQEGSLKILGQEMNGASKNEMRVVRQQIGYIFQAHNLLTFLTAKQNVRMSLELHDRYLDQNMDEIATDILKTVGLGNRVDYYADNLSGGQKQRVAIARALVSHPKIVLADEPTAALDKKSGRDVVEMMQKLAKEQGGTILLVTHDNRILDIADRIVYMEDGRLAANPDAVALVE
- a CDS encoding transposase, which codes for MTSSPSNKPQLLQHLFGKVFGERGYLSQKLAGQLGQQSGIQLVTKLKRNMNNPLMSLSDQQILRRSAIIDSIIDQLKNISGIEHSRHRSPVKGFVNVICGLIAYCHQPKKPSLLSDEALPTAA
- a CDS encoding PEP-CTERM sorting domain-containing protein (PEP-CTERM proteins occur, often in large numbers, in the proteomes of bacteria that also encode an exosortase, a predicted intramembrane cysteine proteinase. The presence of a PEP-CTERM domain at a protein's C-terminus predicts cleavage within the sorting domain, followed by covalent anchoring to some some component of the (usually Gram-negative) cell surface. Many PEP-CTERM proteins exhibit an unusual sequence composition that includes large numbers of potential glycosylation sites. Expression of one such protein has been shown restore the ability of a bacterium to form floc, a type of biofilm.), whose translation is MASQLLTKLTLATAGAAVLAIGSVCAPAEAAFNFSFTTKGGGSGSFLLNTSTPATLGSVTNFSFSGSKFIKGAVSGLSGIGGFISGASGKPTLAGFLVSQSPTTFWGGLLAPKGTPIVGSGVLGKASFSINPLSTVAGALSTGSASAGTNPFSGLGLDLGLDSINCWDAEPVVKSEEVPEPFTVFGSIVGVGGLLAARRKRQMTIKAG
- a CDS encoding cryptochrome/photolyase family protein, whose protein sequence is MSDLILFWHRRDLRISDNIGLAAARQQTPKVVGVFCLDPNILKPGDVAPARVTYMIGCLQSLQQRYAKAGSQLLILQAQPERAIPALASALNAKAVFWNWDVEPYSQERDLTVKNALQEKGIQVHNFWDQILHAPEEIRTGLGQRYTVYTPFWKNWVSKPKAEPAELLQAAENLTVSEEEAAKNAGAGTLPSAKDLGFIWDNPLLLEPGEKPAQEKLEEFCQKAIYGYQEQRNFPGVEGTSTLSAALKFGAIGIRSVWAATDTVMQGCASDEACAGVQTWQQELAWREFYQHAMYNFPELAAGPYRQPFKDFPWDDDENDERFQAWCEGRTGYPIVDAAMRQMNQTAWMHNRCRMIVASFLTKDLIINWQRGEKYFMQKLYDGDVSANNGGWQWSASSGMDPKPLRIFNPATQAQKYDPDGEYIRQWIPELAGVDTAALLSGKITPVERQAVGYPAPIVDHNQQQRRFKELFAQQKA